In Carya illinoinensis cultivar Pawnee chromosome 7, C.illinoinensisPawnee_v1, whole genome shotgun sequence, the following are encoded in one genomic region:
- the LOC122314751 gene encoding DUF21 domain-containing protein At2g14520-like isoform X1: protein MAVEYRCCETGFFIRLGIVALLVLFAGMMSGLTLGLMSMSLVELEVIIKSGTPSDSKHAAKILPVVRRQHLLLCTLLIGNAAAMETLPIFLDSLVPAWGAIIISVTLILLFGEILPQAVCTRYGLAIGAALAPVVQILVWICFPVAYPISKLLDLLLGKDHDPLFRRAELKTLVDFHGNEAGKGGELTRDETMIIAGALELTEKTARDAMTHISETFAIDINAKLDRDLMKLILEQGHSRVPVYYEQPINIIGLILVKNLLTIHPTDEVPVKNVTIRKIPRVSETMPLYDILNEFQKGHSHMAVVVRDYSDTAQSATENRTDVRDVRLDIHGERHPQEKILKSRAAIKKLKNVPSDGNSNKGLSKNKKWSKDFHPEVLHISDEPLPNFTKEGEAIGIITMEDVIEEIIKEEIYDETDNRDIR, encoded by the exons ATGGCTGTTGAGTATAGGTGCTGCGAAACTGGGTTTTTCATTCGCCTAGGAATCGTCGCTTTGCTAGTATTGTTTGCTGGGATGATGTCTGGGCTCACCTTGGGCCTCATGTCGATGAGCCTGGTCGAGCTTGAAGTTATTATCAAGTCTGGAACCCCCAGTGATAGTAAACATGCCG CGAAGATACTGCCAGTCGTGAGAAGGCAACATTTACTGCTTTGCACCCTTTTAATTGGCAATGCTGCTGCAATGGAG ACACTTCCCATTTTCCTGGATAGTTTGGTCCCAGCATGGGGAGCTATAATTATTTCGGTGACCTTGATACTTTTATTTGGTGAG ATTCTACCCCAAGCTGTTTGTACTCGATATGGTTTGGCAATTGGTGCAGCGTTGGCTCCAGTTGTCCAGATACTTGTTTGGATTTGTTTTCCCGTTGCATATCCAATAAGCAAG TTATTAGATCTATTGCTGGGAAAAGACCATGATCCACTTTTTCGTCGAGCTGAATTGAAAACATTAGTTGATTTTCACGGTAATGAG GCTGGAAAAGGAGGAGAACTGACGCGGGATGAGACAATGATCATTGCAGGAGCACTTGAACTTACAGAGAAAACAGCAAGGGATGCGATGACTCATATCTCTGAAACTTTTGCTATTGACATAAATGCCAAACTCGACAG GGATCTGATGAAGCTAATTTTGGAGCAAGGGCATAGCAGAGTGCCAGTTTATTACGAGCAACCGATAAACATCATTGGACTTATATTG gtGAAGAACTTACTGACTATCCATCCAACTGACGAGGTGCCTGTAAAGAATGTCACTATCCGCAAGATTCCAAG GGTCTCAGAAACAATGCCGTTGTATGACATATTAAATGAGTTTCAAAAGGGGCATAGTCATATGGCTGTTGTTGTTAGAGACTACAGTGACACTGCACAGTCGGCTACCGAAAACCGAACTGATG TAAGAGATGTGAGGTTGGATATTCATGGTGAAAGGCATCCCcaagagaaaattttgaagagCAGGGCAGCAATCAAGAAGTTGAAAAATGTACCTAGCGACGGCAATAGTAATAAAGGTCTCTCAAAGAACAAGAAATGGTCAAAGGACTTTCACCCAGAAGTCCTGCATATCAGTGACGAGCCACTGCCGAATTTCACCAAAGAAGGAGAAGCTATCGGTATTATAACAATGGAAGATGTCATTGAAGAGATCATAAAG GAAGAGATCTATGACGAGACGGATAATCGCGACATTCGTTAG
- the LOC122314751 gene encoding DUF21 domain-containing protein At2g14520-like isoform X2 produces MAVEYRCCETGFFIRLGIVALLVLFAGMMSGLTLGLMSMSLVELEVIIKSGTPSDSKHAAKILPVVRRQHLLLCTLLIGNAAAMETLPIFLDSLVPAWGAIIISVTLILLFGEILPQAVCTRYGLAIGAALAPVVQILVWICFPVAYPISKAGKGGELTRDETMIIAGALELTEKTARDAMTHISETFAIDINAKLDRDLMKLILEQGHSRVPVYYEQPINIIGLILVKNLLTIHPTDEVPVKNVTIRKIPRVSETMPLYDILNEFQKGHSHMAVVVRDYSDTAQSATENRTDVRDVRLDIHGERHPQEKILKSRAAIKKLKNVPSDGNSNKGLSKNKKWSKDFHPEVLHISDEPLPNFTKEGEAIGIITMEDVIEEIIKEEIYDETDNRDIR; encoded by the exons ATGGCTGTTGAGTATAGGTGCTGCGAAACTGGGTTTTTCATTCGCCTAGGAATCGTCGCTTTGCTAGTATTGTTTGCTGGGATGATGTCTGGGCTCACCTTGGGCCTCATGTCGATGAGCCTGGTCGAGCTTGAAGTTATTATCAAGTCTGGAACCCCCAGTGATAGTAAACATGCCG CGAAGATACTGCCAGTCGTGAGAAGGCAACATTTACTGCTTTGCACCCTTTTAATTGGCAATGCTGCTGCAATGGAG ACACTTCCCATTTTCCTGGATAGTTTGGTCCCAGCATGGGGAGCTATAATTATTTCGGTGACCTTGATACTTTTATTTGGTGAG ATTCTACCCCAAGCTGTTTGTACTCGATATGGTTTGGCAATTGGTGCAGCGTTGGCTCCAGTTGTCCAGATACTTGTTTGGATTTGTTTTCCCGTTGCATATCCAATAAGCAAG GCTGGAAAAGGAGGAGAACTGACGCGGGATGAGACAATGATCATTGCAGGAGCACTTGAACTTACAGAGAAAACAGCAAGGGATGCGATGACTCATATCTCTGAAACTTTTGCTATTGACATAAATGCCAAACTCGACAG GGATCTGATGAAGCTAATTTTGGAGCAAGGGCATAGCAGAGTGCCAGTTTATTACGAGCAACCGATAAACATCATTGGACTTATATTG gtGAAGAACTTACTGACTATCCATCCAACTGACGAGGTGCCTGTAAAGAATGTCACTATCCGCAAGATTCCAAG GGTCTCAGAAACAATGCCGTTGTATGACATATTAAATGAGTTTCAAAAGGGGCATAGTCATATGGCTGTTGTTGTTAGAGACTACAGTGACACTGCACAGTCGGCTACCGAAAACCGAACTGATG TAAGAGATGTGAGGTTGGATATTCATGGTGAAAGGCATCCCcaagagaaaattttgaagagCAGGGCAGCAATCAAGAAGTTGAAAAATGTACCTAGCGACGGCAATAGTAATAAAGGTCTCTCAAAGAACAAGAAATGGTCAAAGGACTTTCACCCAGAAGTCCTGCATATCAGTGACGAGCCACTGCCGAATTTCACCAAAGAAGGAGAAGCTATCGGTATTATAACAATGGAAGATGTCATTGAAGAGATCATAAAG GAAGAGATCTATGACGAGACGGATAATCGCGACATTCGTTAG
- the LOC122314751 gene encoding DUF21 domain-containing protein At2g14520-like isoform X3 codes for MAVEYRCCETGFFIRLGIVALLVLFAGMMSGLTLGLMSMSLVELEVIIKSGTPSDSKHAAKILPVVRRQHLLLCTLLIGNAAAMETLPIFLDSLVPAWGAIIISVTLILLFGEAGKGGELTRDETMIIAGALELTEKTARDAMTHISETFAIDINAKLDRDLMKLILEQGHSRVPVYYEQPINIIGLILVKNLLTIHPTDEVPVKNVTIRKIPRVSETMPLYDILNEFQKGHSHMAVVVRDYSDTAQSATENRTDVRDVRLDIHGERHPQEKILKSRAAIKKLKNVPSDGNSNKGLSKNKKWSKDFHPEVLHISDEPLPNFTKEGEAIGIITMEDVIEEIIKEEIYDETDNRDIR; via the exons ATGGCTGTTGAGTATAGGTGCTGCGAAACTGGGTTTTTCATTCGCCTAGGAATCGTCGCTTTGCTAGTATTGTTTGCTGGGATGATGTCTGGGCTCACCTTGGGCCTCATGTCGATGAGCCTGGTCGAGCTTGAAGTTATTATCAAGTCTGGAACCCCCAGTGATAGTAAACATGCCG CGAAGATACTGCCAGTCGTGAGAAGGCAACATTTACTGCTTTGCACCCTTTTAATTGGCAATGCTGCTGCAATGGAG ACACTTCCCATTTTCCTGGATAGTTTGGTCCCAGCATGGGGAGCTATAATTATTTCGGTGACCTTGATACTTTTATTTGGTGAG GCTGGAAAAGGAGGAGAACTGACGCGGGATGAGACAATGATCATTGCAGGAGCACTTGAACTTACAGAGAAAACAGCAAGGGATGCGATGACTCATATCTCTGAAACTTTTGCTATTGACATAAATGCCAAACTCGACAG GGATCTGATGAAGCTAATTTTGGAGCAAGGGCATAGCAGAGTGCCAGTTTATTACGAGCAACCGATAAACATCATTGGACTTATATTG gtGAAGAACTTACTGACTATCCATCCAACTGACGAGGTGCCTGTAAAGAATGTCACTATCCGCAAGATTCCAAG GGTCTCAGAAACAATGCCGTTGTATGACATATTAAATGAGTTTCAAAAGGGGCATAGTCATATGGCTGTTGTTGTTAGAGACTACAGTGACACTGCACAGTCGGCTACCGAAAACCGAACTGATG TAAGAGATGTGAGGTTGGATATTCATGGTGAAAGGCATCCCcaagagaaaattttgaagagCAGGGCAGCAATCAAGAAGTTGAAAAATGTACCTAGCGACGGCAATAGTAATAAAGGTCTCTCAAAGAACAAGAAATGGTCAAAGGACTTTCACCCAGAAGTCCTGCATATCAGTGACGAGCCACTGCCGAATTTCACCAAAGAAGGAGAAGCTATCGGTATTATAACAATGGAAGATGTCATTGAAGAGATCATAAAG GAAGAGATCTATGACGAGACGGATAATCGCGACATTCGTTAG